In Nostoc sp. GT001, a genomic segment contains:
- a CDS encoding response regulator produces the protein MNPVNILIVEDEIIVAMDIQNRLRKFGYSVMALADSGEEAIKKAADDSLDLVLMDIHLKGNMDGVEAAQIIHNLFDIPVIYLTANADESTLNQAKATEPFGYILKPFKEKELKFTIEITLSKHQTEKKIKQNEQWLTTVLKSIGDAVITSDEAGTVNFMNPIAEVLTGWNYADAFGKKATEVFNITQKATRIIIENPVEQVLQSGVNVGLPEQTILITKNGTEIPIDDSTAPIKDDNGNITRCSFGLSGYHRTQPNSGGTSASPARIQSTS, from the coding sequence ATGAACCCAGTAAATATATTAATTGTTGAAGATGAAATTATCGTGGCAATGGATATACAAAATCGGCTCAGAAAATTTGGATACAGTGTTATGGCGCTTGCCGATTCGGGAGAAGAAGCAATTAAGAAAGCAGCAGATGATTCTCTTGATTTAGTTCTAATGGATATTCACCTTAAAGGAAACATGGACGGTGTGGAGGCTGCTCAGATAATTCATAATCTTTTTGATATTCCAGTTATATATCTGACTGCTAATGCAGATGAATCAACGTTAAATCAGGCCAAGGCGACAGAACCGTTTGGCTACATTCTCAAGCCTTTCAAAGAAAAAGAATTAAAGTTCACAATTGAAATTACCCTTTCTAAACATCAAACTGAAAAAAAAATCAAACAGAATGAACAATGGCTAACTACTGTACTTAAAAGTATTGGAGATGCTGTGATTACTAGCGACGAAGCTGGAACTGTGAATTTCATGAATCCAATTGCGGAGGTACTGACGGGTTGGAATTATGCAGATGCATTTGGTAAAAAAGCAACAGAAGTATTTAATATTACTCAGAAAGCAACTCGTATAATAATTGAAAATCCTGTAGAGCAAGTCCTTCAGTCGGGCGTTAATGTCGGTCTACCAGAACAGACGATACTTATTACTAAAAACGGTACAGAAATACCAATTGATGATAGTACTGCACCGATTAAAGATGACAACGGTAACATCACTAGGTGCAGTTTTGGTCTTTCAGGATATCACCGAACGCAACCAAATTCTGGAGGCACTAGCGCGTCGCCAGCAAGAATTCAAAGCACTAGTTGA
- a CDS encoding GGDEF and EAL domain-containing protein — MTTVTSLGAVLVFQDITERNQILEALARRQQEFKALVENAPDIISRFNTQLRYVYVNPAIEKVTGISAETFIGKTNAELNLPEEFCCICDRQLQQVFQTKEETEFECNLAIAQQTRHYHTRLVPELASDGSVYFVLSISHDITALKLAEAQLIHDAFHDILTGLPNRALFMERLERALMLTKRRADYRFAVLFLDLDRFKVINDSLGHMIGDQLLTALARRLENCLRSGDTVARLGGDEFTILLDDLQNANEVTNIVEGIHAALTSAFQLSGYEVFTTVSIGIALSQSSYNHPEELLRDADIAMYRAKALGKARHEIFDSTMYTQVTQLLELEMDLRRAVERQEFQVYYQPIVLLETYQIIGFEALVRWQHPQHGLISPDSFIPLAEETGLIIPIGYWVLGEACRQMRAWQLQFSTDPPLTISVNLSTKQFSQPGLIEQINQIMQETGLESGSLKLEITESVLMENIQLATFMLLQLRQMNMQVHLDDFGIGYSSLSYLHRFSSNALKIDRSFIAKIGANGENLEIVQAIVALAQSLNIDVIAEGVETLKQLAQLRVMKCKYAQGYFFSKPLDRKSVETLILSGIEPS; from the coding sequence ATGACAACGGTAACATCACTAGGTGCAGTTTTGGTCTTTCAGGATATCACCGAACGCAACCAAATTCTGGAGGCACTAGCGCGTCGCCAGCAAGAATTCAAAGCACTAGTTGAAAATGCACCTGATATTATTTCTAGATTTAACACTCAATTGCGCTATGTTTACGTTAATCCAGCTATTGAAAAAGTTACAGGAATATCAGCCGAAACATTTATCGGCAAAACAAACGCAGAATTAAATCTGCCAGAAGAATTTTGTTGTATATGCGATCGCCAGCTCCAGCAAGTTTTCCAAACAAAGGAAGAAACGGAGTTTGAATGCAATTTAGCGATCGCCCAGCAAACAAGACATTACCATACCCGCCTTGTCCCTGAATTGGCTAGCGATGGTTCAGTATATTTTGTTTTAAGTATTTCTCATGACATTACTGCTCTCAAACTTGCGGAGGCGCAATTAATTCATGATGCCTTTCACGACATACTAACCGGTCTGCCAAACCGCGCCTTATTTATGGAACGCCTAGAACGGGCGCTCATGCTGACAAAGCGACGTGCAGATTATAGATTCGCTGTTCTCTTTCTAGACCTAGATCGCTTCAAAGTTATCAACGACAGTCTCGGCCACATGATTGGCGACCAACTACTAACTGCCCTTGCTCGCAGATTGGAGAATTGCCTGCGTTCTGGAGACACAGTTGCGCGTTTAGGGGGGGATGAGTTTACAATTCTGCTTGACGATCTCCAAAATGCTAATGAAGTAACAAACATAGTGGAAGGAATTCATGCAGCTCTGACATCTGCGTTCCAACTCAGCGGGTACGAGGTATTTACCACTGTCAGCATTGGCATCGCCCTGAGTCAAAGTAGTTATAACCATCCAGAAGAACTTTTGCGCGATGCTGACATTGCAATGTATCGCGCTAAAGCATTGGGTAAGGCACGCCATGAGATATTTGACTCAACCATGTACACCCAAGTAACGCAGCTATTAGAGTTAGAGATGGATCTACGACGGGCAGTTGAACGCCAGGAGTTTCAAGTTTACTACCAGCCAATTGTTTTATTAGAAACGTACCAAATTATTGGCTTCGAGGCTCTGGTTCGCTGGCAGCACCCGCAACACGGATTAATATCTCCAGACAGCTTTATTCCCCTGGCAGAAGAAACTGGGCTGATTATCCCTATTGGTTATTGGGTACTAGGCGAGGCTTGTCGGCAAATGCGTGCTTGGCAACTACAATTTTCTACTGACCCACCCTTGACAATTAGTGTAAATCTTTCCACTAAGCAGTTTTCACAACCTGGACTGATTGAGCAAATTAACCAAATTATGCAAGAGACTGGTTTGGAAAGTGGCAGTTTAAAGCTGGAGATTACCGAAAGTGTACTTATGGAAAATATTCAATTAGCAACTTTTATGCTTTTGCAACTGCGACAGATGAATATGCAAGTACACTTAGATGATTTTGGCATCGGCTATTCATCCTTGAGTTACCTGCACCGCTTTTCCAGTAATGCCTTGAAGATCGATCGTTCCTTTATTGCTAAGATTGGTGCTAATGGAGAAAACTTAGAGATTGTTCAAGCGATCGTGGCTCTAGCACAGAGTCTAAATATAGATGTAATAGCAGAGGGCGTAGAAACACTAAAGCAACTGGCGCAACTTAGAGTTATGAAATGCAAATATGCACAGGGGTATTTTTTCTCCAAACCCCTCGATCGCAAGTCTGTAGAAACATTAATTTTATCTGGCATTGAACCTAGTTAG
- a CDS encoding class I SAM-dependent methyltransferase — protein sequence MTDNFFNNKKLLFDLWASSYDWFFPSVFYRAVHQRLLEYVDLPEPANVLDIGCGTGRLLERLATQFPDLRATGLDLSANMLRVARQSNHHRPRLIYIEGKAESLPFADGQFDAVFSTISFLHYLEPKQVVSEIARVLSPGGRFYLVDISSKKETEPQLLPISPRGIRLYSPNQRQLLGSSAGLLCLNHHYLLGPVLLTIFAKPPS from the coding sequence ATGACTGATAACTTTTTCAATAACAAAAAGCTACTTTTTGATCTATGGGCATCAAGTTACGATTGGTTCTTTCCTTCAGTGTTTTATCGAGCCGTTCACCAACGGTTGCTGGAGTACGTCGATTTACCAGAGCCAGCAAATGTACTTGATATAGGCTGTGGTACTGGACGCTTACTTGAGCGCCTTGCTACTCAGTTTCCCGATTTGCGAGCTACCGGATTGGATTTATCTGCTAATATGTTGCGGGTAGCAAGACAGAGCAACCACCACCGTCCACGCTTAATTTATATTGAGGGCAAAGCTGAATCTCTTCCCTTTGCTGATGGTCAATTTGATGCCGTTTTCAGTACTATCAGCTTCTTGCACTATTTGGAACCTAAACAGGTGGTTAGTGAGATAGCACGCGTACTTTCTCCTGGTGGACGCTTTTATTTGGTTGACATTAGTTCCAAAAAAGAGACAGAACCTCAATTATTGCCTATCTCTCCCCGTGGAATTAGACTCTACAGCCCTAATCAACGTCAACTTCTTGGCTCCTCTGCTGGGCTATTGTGTTTAAATCATCATTATTTACTAGGGCCTGTCTTACTAACGATTTTTGCTAAACCTCCAAGTTGA
- a CDS encoding GNAT family N-acetyltransferase, which yields MNQSNLSLPSGCVLREATSADQWSIRLLVFSAKLDPTQLNWQQFWVIEYNENLIACGQLRNFSGAQELGSLVVASAWRGRGLGSLLTQHLINTATQPLYLECLGQRLVQFYSRFDFVPISFEDLPQFPKTIGLSTLKEKFRFSQLAKKLVKVPVVFMEYRNNS from the coding sequence ATGAACCAGAGCAATCTATCGTTACCATCTGGATGTGTCCTTCGCGAAGCAACCTCTGCGGATCAGTGGTCGATTCGATTGCTGGTATTTTCAGCGAAACTCGACCCAACCCAATTAAATTGGCAGCAATTTTGGGTAATTGAATACAATGAGAATCTTATAGCTTGTGGACAGCTGCGTAATTTCTCAGGGGCACAAGAACTTGGTAGCTTGGTCGTTGCATCAGCTTGGAGAGGTCGCGGTTTGGGTAGTTTGCTAACGCAACATTTGATTAATACAGCAACGCAACCACTTTATCTGGAATGCTTAGGTCAACGACTGGTGCAGTTTTACAGTCGCTTTGACTTTGTACCAATATCTTTTGAAGACTTGCCACAATTTCCCAAGACCATAGGCTTATCTACACTCAAGGAGAAATTTAGATTCTCGCAGTTAGCTAAAAAGCTGGTCAAAGTTCCTGTGGTGTTTATGGAATATCGAAATAATTCGTAA
- a CDS encoding hybrid sensor histidine kinase/response regulator, with protein MEKLTIHILLVEDSASDAHLLHRIFRNADQEQWQMLHVERLSEAIEASRENSASTLDNSQIGNRKQRRFDLVLLDLSLPDSIGLDTLKEFRAAVPDIPVVVLTGIDDEDLALQALAEGAQDYLVKDKINIQRLVRAIRYAIERSEILNQLRESEERTRQALAKEQELNELKSNFVAMVSHEFRTPMTTIRTAVDILEYNSNKLTDARRTKYFDRIQNAINQMLNLLDEILFLSKTEAAKLEYRPTLLNLENFCSELTDILQLNAGSKHKIIFTCQGESTQAQIDEDLLNCILTNLISNAIKYSPENDTIWFDLICKDRLAIFQIKDRGMGIPLKDQTHLFQTFYRASNVGVIQGTGLGLTIVKKCVELHGGHIQLESEQGVGTTVIVTLPLQ; from the coding sequence ATGGAAAAGCTCACAATTCACATTCTATTAGTAGAAGATAGTGCAAGTGATGCTCATTTGCTACACCGGATATTTAGAAATGCAGATCAAGAACAATGGCAGATGTTACATGTTGAACGGTTATCTGAGGCAATAGAGGCTAGCAGGGAAAACTCTGCGTCCACCCTTGATAATTCTCAGATAGGGAATAGAAAGCAACGGAGATTCGACCTAGTTTTGTTAGACCTCAGCCTTCCAGACTCTATTGGGCTGGACACATTAAAAGAATTTAGGGCAGCAGTACCTGATATCCCAGTTGTGGTATTAACAGGTATTGATGATGAAGATTTAGCACTGCAAGCATTAGCAGAAGGAGCGCAAGACTATTTAGTTAAAGATAAAATAAATATACAACGGTTAGTGCGTGCCATTCGCTATGCCATTGAAAGAAGCGAAATTCTCAACCAACTACGCGAGAGTGAAGAACGCACCCGTCAAGCGCTGGCAAAAGAACAGGAACTCAACGAGTTAAAGTCAAACTTTGTAGCAATGGTTTCTCACGAGTTCCGCACCCCTATGACTACGATTCGGACGGCTGTAGATATCCTTGAATACAACAGCAATAAACTAACTGATGCCCGGAGAACTAAATATTTCGATCGAATACAAAATGCTATCAACCAGATGCTTAATCTCTTAGATGAGATATTATTCTTGAGTAAAACGGAAGCAGCTAAACTCGAATACAGACCTACACTTTTAAATTTAGAAAATTTCTGTAGCGAACTCACAGATATTCTTCAACTAAACGCAGGTAGTAAGCACAAGATTATCTTTACTTGTCAAGGTGAATCGACCCAAGCCCAAATAGATGAAGACTTACTAAATTGTATCTTAACCAATTTGATTTCCAATGCCATCAAATATTCCCCTGAAAATGACACTATTTGGTTTGATTTGATTTGCAAAGATCGTCTTGCCATTTTCCAAATCAAAGATCGGGGAATGGGGATTCCTCTCAAAGATCAAACTCATCTATTTCAAACCTTCTATCGCGCCAGCAATGTGGGTGTAATTCAAGGAACAGGACTAGGACTCACTATAGTTAAAAAATGTGTGGAGTTACATGGTGGTCACATTCAATTAGAAAGTGAGCAGGGTGTTGGCACAACAGTAATTGTTACTCTGCCACTACAATAG
- a CDS encoding DUF4079 domain-containing protein: MQITDFLGLLHPAIAIIFVFPLIGTVVNFAWQTRQRRLQSLAGSKSKIPPVVGAEHKQLGERLTSAVVGLTLIGLSYPIGKNIIKNQLWNQTPFQVIFILLIFAATIASLVFLYRAKQRVWRAVFATLTGAGLVILGCQDGVYRRTNEWYWSHYYIGITAALLMIFSLAIVQDIYQDKSNRWRLVHTILNCIALLLFIGQGMTGTRDLLEIPLSWQEPYIYQCDFANKTCPTPNSQAPK; encoded by the coding sequence ATGCAAATAACAGATTTTCTTGGTCTTTTACATCCAGCGATCGCAATTATATTCGTGTTTCCACTCATCGGTACAGTAGTTAATTTTGCTTGGCAAACACGCCAACGTAGATTGCAAAGTTTAGCGGGGAGTAAGAGTAAAATTCCTCCAGTGGTGGGCGCAGAACATAAGCAGTTAGGTGAAAGACTCACAAGTGCAGTTGTGGGATTAACTTTAATCGGATTAAGCTACCCTATTGGCAAAAATATTATCAAAAATCAATTATGGAATCAAACACCTTTTCAAGTTATTTTTATCCTGCTAATATTTGCTGCCACCATCGCCTCATTAGTATTTCTTTATCGGGCAAAACAGCGGGTGTGGCGGGCAGTTTTTGCAACTTTAACTGGTGCAGGTTTAGTAATTCTAGGCTGTCAAGATGGAGTCTATCGCCGCACCAATGAGTGGTATTGGTCACATTATTATATAGGCATTACCGCAGCACTGCTAATGATTTTTTCACTAGCAATTGTTCAAGATATTTATCAAGATAAGTCCAATCGCTGGCGTCTCGTCCATACGATTTTAAATTGCATTGCTTTGTTGCTATTTATTGGACAAGGTATGACAGGAACGCGAGACTTGTTAGAAATCCCCCTGAGTTGGCAAGAACCCTATATTTATCAGTGTGATTTTGCTAATAAAACTTGCCCAACACCAAATTCCCAAGCACCAAAATAA
- a CDS encoding glycosyltransferase family 39 protein: protein MRHLQLAPNRLRFLIVVLLMVGIFFRFFNLDRKVYWHDETFTSLRISGYTANEVKQQIFNGRIINKESFAKFQSPNMEKGLRDTIISLEVDDPQHPPLYYILARFWVGIFGNSVTVIRSLSAFISLLIFPSIYWLCRELFKASVWVSEVAIALMAISPIHLVYAQEAREYILWIVTVLLCSASLLRALRLESKDRVLRILNWGMYAVTLALSLYTFLFSGFVVVAHVIYVIATAKFRFTRTVKAYILASLAGLLAFTPWILVVIVNLLQLKSSTAWTKRHVPLDALIKSWLLQLNRIFLDLDLGFENPLNYLITPFFLVLFGYSIYFICRKTNYKIWLFIVTLIMIPALPLMLPDLLFGGIRSLAERYLLISYLGIQIAVTYLLATQLNNKSFARRKIWQIIMGLVIICGLVSYGVSSQAETWWSKVISSGNPQVARIINQANHPLLISNDSGINYGNVFSLSYLLQPKVQFQLVKDRSIPNIPDEFTDIFLLNPSDTWRKQIETNYNYKTFVVYGDKNYLLWKIENPRSDVFFEKIRT from the coding sequence ATGCGGCATCTCCAACTTGCTCCAAATAGGTTGCGGTTTCTCATTGTAGTTTTGTTAATGGTGGGTATATTTTTTCGTTTTTTTAACCTCGATCGCAAAGTTTACTGGCACGATGAGACTTTCACTTCATTACGGATTTCTGGTTATACGGCAAATGAAGTCAAGCAGCAAATATTTAATGGTCGCATAATTAATAAGGAAAGTTTTGCCAAATTCCAAAGTCCCAATATGGAGAAAGGCTTACGTGACACCATTATATCTTTAGAAGTAGACGACCCACAGCATCCACCACTGTATTATATACTCGCTCGGTTTTGGGTGGGAATCTTTGGCAATTCGGTGACAGTAATTAGAAGTTTATCTGCCTTTATCAGCTTGTTGATTTTTCCGAGTATTTATTGGCTGTGTCGAGAATTATTTAAAGCATCGGTATGGGTATCGGAGGTTGCGATCGCACTCATGGCAATCTCCCCTATTCACTTAGTATACGCCCAAGAAGCACGAGAATACATTCTCTGGATAGTGACTGTATTACTATGCAGCGCTTCATTGCTACGAGCATTACGTTTGGAATCAAAAGATCGAGTACTACGCATATTAAATTGGGGAATGTATGCAGTCACTTTGGCGCTTAGTCTATATACATTTTTGTTCAGTGGATTTGTTGTAGTCGCTCATGTGATTTATGTAATTGCCACTGCGAAATTTAGGTTTACGAGAACAGTAAAAGCTTATATATTAGCATCTTTAGCAGGTTTGTTAGCCTTTACACCTTGGATACTGGTTGTGATAGTTAACTTGTTGCAATTAAAAAGTTCAACAGCTTGGACAAAAAGACATGTACCCTTAGATGCTTTAATTAAATCTTGGCTTTTACAGTTAAATCGGATTTTTCTTGATTTAGACTTAGGCTTTGAAAATCCGTTGAATTATCTAATTACACCATTTTTTTTAGTTCTTTTTGGATATTCTATTTATTTTATTTGTCGAAAAACGAACTATAAAATCTGGTTGTTTATCGTCACGCTGATTATGATTCCTGCATTACCTTTAATGCTACCAGACTTACTTTTTGGGGGTATACGCTCACTTGCCGAACGTTATTTATTGATTTCTTATTTAGGAATTCAAATAGCTGTTACTTACTTATTAGCTACGCAGCTAAACAATAAGAGTTTTGCACGCCGGAAAATCTGGCAAATAATCATGGGACTAGTGATTATTTGTGGACTAGTTTCTTATGGAGTGAGTTCTCAGGCTGAAACTTGGTGGAGTAAGGTTATTAGCTCTGGTAATCCACAAGTTGCAAGAATTATTAATCAGGCTAATCATCCACTTTTGATTAGTAATGATTCTGGTATTAATTATGGTAATGTCTTTTCTCTGAGCTATCTTTTACAGCCAAAAGTGCAGTTCCAATTAGTAAAAGACCGTTCTATTCCCAATATTCCTGATGAGTTCACTGATATTTTTTTACTAAATCCTTCAGATACCTGGCGTAAGCAAATAGAAACAAATTATAATTATAAAACGTTTGTTGTATATGGTGACAAGAATTACTTGCTCTGGAAAATAGAAAATCCACGTAGCGACGTATTTTTTGAAAAAATTAGGACTTAA